One window of Inquilinus sp. KBS0705 genomic DNA carries:
- a CDS encoding helix-turn-helix domain-containing protein: MNVDLLSKEDLKIFKTELLNEIKEMIKPGTGQSKQWLKSAEVRKMLSISPGTLQNLRINGTLRYTKIGGMMYYKLEDITKILEGNQR, encoded by the coding sequence ATGAATGTGGACCTGTTATCAAAGGAAGATTTAAAAATCTTCAAAACCGAATTACTGAACGAGATCAAGGAAATGATCAAGCCTGGCACAGGGCAATCCAAACAATGGCTCAAAAGTGCGGAGGTCCGGAAGATGCTGAGCATTTCTCCCGGTACCTTACAAAACCTGCGGATCAATGGCACATTGCGCTATACCAAGATCGGCGGGATGATGTACTACAAGCTGGAGGATATCACAAAAATACTGGAAGGGAATCAGCGCTGA
- a CDS encoding AAA family ATPase, translating into MKTQPQLIFVAGPNGAGKSTFSKDLSPAGAFIFDPDKEQAAIALKYANYPPESIGHAFQQYFQDCIELAIKKNRDFVIETNFRDHLLMDIAERFKSYGYETNMIYLVLQSIPESMARVAARVKAGGHYIDDASILYNYNEGLKNLEYFAGRFDNLEIIDATGDYHKLRSVMSIQKQQLIYLSDKLPKNAALIINQIAGRYGKISEKRDNDEERGRDYTIGR; encoded by the coding sequence ATGAAAACCCAACCCCAGCTCATTTTTGTAGCGGGGCCAAATGGAGCAGGTAAATCGACTTTCTCAAAGGATTTATCCCCTGCTGGTGCATTTATCTTTGATCCGGATAAAGAACAGGCCGCTATAGCTTTAAAATACGCCAATTATCCTCCGGAAAGTATTGGACATGCATTTCAACAATATTTTCAGGATTGTATAGAATTAGCAATTAAGAAAAATAGGGATTTTGTCATTGAAACAAATTTCAGGGATCATTTATTGATGGATATTGCTGAACGGTTCAAATCCTATGGCTACGAAACTAATATGATATATCTTGTTTTACAAAGTATTCCCGAGTCGATGGCTCGTGTTGCAGCCCGCGTAAAAGCAGGGGGCCATTATATCGACGATGCCAGCATTCTGTATAATTACAATGAAGGGCTTAAAAATCTGGAATATTTTGCCGGCCGTTTTGACAACCTGGAGATTATTGATGCCACAGGTGACTATCATAAATTAAGGTCTGTGATGAGCATTCAAAAACAGCAACTAATTTATTTGAGCGATAAGCTGCCTAAAAACGCAGCGCTGATCATTAACCAAATTGCAGGTCGCTACGGTAAAATTTCAGAGAAGCGGGACAATGACGAAGAGCGAGGCCGGGATTATACTATAGGCAGGTAG